The sequence below is a genomic window from Desulfatirhabdium butyrativorans DSM 18734.
CAGGGCCGCAAACCATTTGGCGTGCAGATGGCGGTAGGTGCCATCCGCCATCACCAGGGCCAGCCCCTCGTTGAGCAGGGCAAGCGTTGCGCTGTCACCCTTCCGGACGGCGAAGCAGAAATCCTGACGGAACCCTTCGATGGGCCTGTTGATGACCTTGAGATTTTTCAGCCCCGTTTCCTGGATGAGGCGAAGGCCTACCAGCCGCTGGATCACCACGGCATCGCGTTGCCCCTCGGAGAGCTCGCGCAGGGCCTGATCGAAGGTGGCCGTGGTGACGATGCGGATGCCGCGCTCTTCCCGTCGCAGGAATTCCTCCGCGTTGTCGCCCTTCATCACGGCGACGGTGCGGCCACGGAGATCTGCCAGGTCGTGGATGTCCTGGGTGTCGCTTCGCACCACGATGGCGCCATAGAGCGACATGTACGGAAACGTGAAATCGAAGACCGCCTCCCGTTCAGGGGTGCGCCCCACCAGCGGCAGGGCCTGGATCAGCCTCTGTTCCAGCCATCCCCGGACTTCGGCCCATGGCCCGGTGCGGAACGTCACCGTTCGATTCATGGCTTTCAGGGCGGAGCGCATCAGCTCGACCGAAAAACCGTCCGCCTGGCCATCGGAATTCAGGATGCAGAAAGGCGGGTATTCGACCTCGGAGGCCGAGAGAATCGGGCCCGCAGCATCGGCTGCAAGACAACGGGCGAGCGGCGTCATCCAGAAGAGCAGCATTGACGCCAAGGCCCATGCGGCCAGTGCTCTACGTGAGGACCGTTTAGAGATTCCGTTGGTTGGGTTCATGGGGAATTCTCCAAGGTCTTGCGCACCGAGGTTGCCAATTGATGAACCGAAAACGGCTTCTGCAGGAAATGGACGCCGTTGCCGCAAAGTCCAGCGGGGTCGATGATATCCGTCGTATAGCCGGAAATGAACAATGTCTTGAGACCCGGATAGCGGGGGCACAGCCGCGCTGCCAGATCATGGCCGTTCATCTTCGGCATGATCATGTCAGTGATCAAGAGGGAAATCTGGCCCGCGTGGCGTTCGGCCAGGGTCATGGCTTCATCCGTGTCGGCTGTGGCCAGCACCCGATAGCCGAGGGTTTCGAGCATTTGTTTGCCCATATTGAGAATGGCTGGCTCGTCTTCGACCAGCAGCACCAGCTCACCATGACCCATGGCCGATTCGCCGATCACTTCCGCATCGGCCAGCGGGGCAGCCTCCGAATGCCTCGGCAGGTAGATCCGGAACGTGGTGCCCATGCCCGGTTCGCTGTAGACATGGATGAATCCACCGTTTTGCTTGACGATCCCATACACCGTCGCAAGTCCAAGTCCGGTGCCTTTTCCCACTTCCTTGGTCGTGAAAAAGGGTTCGAAAAGTCTGGCCATCGTTTCCCTGCTCATTCCGCAGCCGGTGTCGCTGACCATCAACAGCACATATTCGCCGGGAATGAAATCCGGGTGGTCCATGCAATAGTCCTTGCCGAAACGAGCGTTTTCCGTTTGGATGACGATTTTGCCTACGCCCGAGATGGCATCCCGGGCGTTGACGCACAGGTTGGCCAGGATTTGATCGACCTGGGAGGGGTCGATTCGAATCAGCCCCAACGACTCTCCCGGCTTCCAGGACAAATCGATGTCTTCACCGATGAGACGGCGCAGCATTTTCAGCATGTCTTCCACGGCCCGGTTCAGATCGAGCACTTTCGGTTCGGTGGCCTGTTTTCGTGCGAAGGCCAGCAGTTGCCGGGTGATGTCGATGGAGCGCCGGGCGGCCATCAGGATTTCTTCCAGATTCTCGGAAAGCGGGTCCTGCGGGTCGATCTTGAGCTTGGCCAGTTCCGCATATCCGATGATCACGCCGAGCATGTTGTTGAAATCGTGGGCTACCCCGCCGGCGAGCCTGCCTACCGATTCGAGCCTCTGGGCATGATGAAACTGCTCCTCGATTTCCTTTTGCCGGGTGATGTTCCGGATGAAGGTCAACAGCGCCGGCCTTCCTTCCCACATGACCCGGCTTGCCGTGCTGGAGGCCCAGATGAACTGCCCGGTTTTGTGAACGATCCGATAAGAGATCGGTGTCCCACGCGGATCGCCATCGAGGATTCGCCGAATCCGCTCCATGACCATGGCTCTGTCTTCGGCGCAGATCAATTCCATAAAATCCTGGTTGATCAATTCTCCGGGGTTGTACCCCAGCAGTGCTTCAA
It includes:
- a CDS encoding response regulator codes for the protein MNILIVDDKPDNLYLLEVLLKANGHTILSAANGEEALQTLQTEGVDLIVSDILMPVMDGFQLCRRIRADERLRHIPFIVYTATYTGPKDEEFALKIGADSFLLKPCEPDVFMATIDEVMAASRSRDPSRAPAPAPEGEVLKLYSERLVRKLEKKMVDLEAEIQERKRIQEELRQSEEKYRTLVENAEDIVCILQDGQFKFQNQRFEALLGYNPGELINQDFMELICAEDRAMVMERIRRILDGDPRGTPISYRIVHKTGQFIWASSTASRVMWEGRPALLTFIRNITRQKEIEEQFHHAQRLESVGRLAGGVAHDFNNMLGVIIGYAELAKLKIDPQDPLSENLEEILMAARRSIDITRQLLAFARKQATEPKVLDLNRAVEDMLKMLRRLIGEDIDLSWKPGESLGLIRIDPSQVDQILANLCVNARDAISGVGKIVIQTENARFGKDYCMDHPDFIPGEYVLLMVSDTGCGMSRETMARLFEPFFTTKEVGKGTGLGLATVYGIVKQNGGFIHVYSEPGMGTTFRIYLPRHSEAAPLADAEVIGESAMGHGELVLLVEDEPAILNMGKQMLETLGYRVLATADTDEAMTLAERHAGQISLLITDMIMPKMNGHDLAARLCPRYPGLKTLFISGYTTDIIDPAGLCGNGVHFLQKPFSVHQLATSVRKTLENSP